One window of Enterobacter sp. RHBSTW-00175 genomic DNA carries:
- the csgB gene encoding curli minor subunit CsgB — MKNISLFVMFTFLGVPGFVAAAGSDLANTEYNFAVNELSRSSLNQAAIIGQQGAYNDAQVRQGGSKLLSVVSQDGVGNRARVDQSGTYNYAYIAQSGYANDADISQGGYGNTAKIIQQGSGNRASITQYGTQKTAVVVQKQSQMAIRVIQR; from the coding sequence ATGAAAAACATATCGTTATTTGTGATGTTTACATTTCTGGGTGTGCCTGGATTTGTAGCTGCGGCAGGTTCAGATTTAGCAAATACTGAATATAACTTCGCAGTTAATGAATTAAGTCGTTCCTCATTAAATCAGGCAGCCATTATTGGTCAGCAGGGTGCATATAATGATGCACAGGTTCGCCAGGGCGGTTCTAAATTACTGTCCGTTGTTTCTCAGGATGGAGTCGGCAACAGAGCGAGAGTTGATCAATCAGGGACTTATAATTATGCATATATCGCTCAGAGCGGCTACGCGAATGATGCTGATATTTCGCAGGGCGGATACGGTAATACGGCAAAGATTATCCAGCAAGGGTCGGGTAACAGGGCGAGTATTACGCAGTACGGTACGCAGAAAACCGCAGTTGTAGTGCAGAAACAGTCGCAAATGGCCATTCGCGTTATTCAACGCTAG
- the csgA gene encoding curli major subunit CsgA yields the protein MKFFKVAALAAIVVSGSAMAGLIDQGGWGHGGHGGYGGPNSTMNIYQSGGGNSAVALQSDARNSTLSISQTGGGNGADVGQGSDDSTISLTQNGFGNSATLDQWNSKDSTMTVSQYGGLNGALVDQTASNSSVSVTQVGIGNHVSAHQY from the coding sequence ATGAAATTTTTCAAAGTGGCAGCACTTGCAGCAATCGTAGTTTCTGGTAGTGCTATGGCGGGTCTTATTGATCAAGGTGGTTGGGGTCATGGTGGTCATGGTGGTTATGGTGGTCCAAATTCAACCATGAATATTTACCAGAGCGGTGGCGGTAACTCAGCTGTTGCCTTGCAGTCGGATGCAAGAAATTCAACTCTGTCTATTAGCCAGACCGGCGGCGGTAATGGCGCAGATGTTGGACAGGGCTCTGACGACAGTACTATTTCCCTGACTCAGAATGGTTTTGGCAACAGTGCAACACTTGATCAGTGGAACAGCAAAGACTCCACTATGACTGTTAGCCAGTACGGTGGTCTTAACGGTGCACTGGTTGACCAGACTGCCTCTAACTCTTCTGTAAGCGTTACTCAGGTTG